A section of the Deinococcus multiflagellatus genome encodes:
- a CDS encoding BioF/Kbl family PLP-dependent acyltransferase: MPVTLSDRLSAELSGLRESGLLISPRVLDAPQHARTTVDGREVVNLASNNYLGFADHPALKARAAEYLEKWGVGAGAVRTIAGTLRIHEELEEQIAGFKHTGSALVLHSGFSTNQGVLGGLLKEGDLVVSDELNHASIIDGLRLTKATRKVFKHADPEDLDRVLRENPTEGLIMVVTDGVFSMDGDVAPLDKLVEVARKYGAVTYVDDAHGSGVMGAQGRGTVHHFGFEYADDVIQVGTLSKAWGGVGGYAAGHANLRQLLINRARPYLFSTAQAPATVGALAAALDEVQRDPTMMERLWDNTRFFKAELQRLGFDTFGSVTPITPVIFGEAPAAFEASRRLFDEGIFAVGLGFPTVPRTLARIRNIVTAEHTRDDLEQALAAYEKVGRALGTIGG, from the coding sequence ATGCCTGTCACCCTGTCCGACCGCCTGAGCGCCGAACTCTCCGGCCTGCGTGAAAGTGGCCTGCTGATCAGCCCGCGCGTGCTGGACGCCCCGCAGCACGCCCGCACCACCGTGGACGGGCGCGAGGTCGTGAACCTTGCCAGCAACAACTACCTGGGCTTTGCCGACCACCCGGCCCTGAAGGCGCGCGCCGCCGAGTACCTGGAGAAATGGGGCGTGGGCGCCGGGGCCGTGCGCACCATTGCGGGCACCCTGCGCATTCACGAGGAACTGGAAGAGCAGATTGCGGGCTTCAAGCACACCGGCAGCGCGCTGGTGCTGCACAGCGGCTTTTCCACCAACCAGGGCGTGCTGGGCGGCCTGTTGAAAGAAGGCGACCTCGTGGTCAGCGACGAGCTGAACCACGCCAGCATCATTGATGGCCTGCGCCTGACCAAGGCCACCCGCAAGGTCTTCAAGCACGCCGACCCCGAAGACCTGGACCGCGTGCTGCGCGAAAACCCCACCGAAGGCCTGATCATGGTGGTCACCGACGGGGTGTTCAGCATGGACGGCGACGTGGCCCCGCTGGACAAACTCGTTGAGGTGGCCCGCAAGTACGGGGCCGTGACCTATGTGGACGACGCCCACGGCAGCGGCGTGATGGGCGCGCAGGGCCGGGGCACGGTGCACCACTTCGGCTTTGAATACGCCGACGACGTGATTCAGGTGGGCACCCTGTCCAAAGCCTGGGGTGGGGTGGGCGGCTACGCGGCCGGGCACGCCAACCTGCGCCAGCTGCTGATCAACCGTGCCCGGCCCTACCTGTTCTCCACCGCCCAGGCTCCGGCCACCGTGGGCGCCCTGGCCGCCGCCCTGGACGAGGTGCAGCGCGACCCCACCATGATGGAGCGGCTATGGGACAACACCCGCTTCTTCAAGGCGGAGTTGCAGCGCCTGGGCTTCGATACCTTTGGCAGCGTCACGCCCATTACCCCGGTCATTTTCGGGGAAGCGCCCGCCGCTTTCGAGGCCAGCCGCCGCCTGTTCGACGAGGGGATTTTTGCCGTGGGCCTGGGCTTCCCGACCGTGCCCCGCACCCTGGCCCGCATCCGCAACATCGTGACCGCCGAGCACACCCGCGACGATCTGGAACAGGCCCTGGCCGCCTACGAGAAGGTGGGCCGCGCCCTGGGCACGATTGGGGGCTGA
- a CDS encoding WapI family immunity protein: MQLQNGGGLHLSLEIVDYQFPEATDEWDANWLNVRLHLHLPDGRTWDVIDPCLTAQEAQRLGTWLKEVAEYAPTFIGWQGTVLSSEESFTEPCLMIAARSPWFRHPERDDHLHLRVTLSSEYLPPFAHELDHSPAWSETGEILECWLDFPLTEEGLRKLIAQWEAQISQFPVRPTP, from the coding sequence ATGCAGTTGCAGAACGGTGGCGGCCTTCACCTGTCTCTCGAGATCGTGGACTACCAGTTTCCGGAGGCCACCGACGAATGGGACGCCAACTGGCTGAATGTGCGGCTGCATCTGCACTTGCCGGATGGCCGCACCTGGGACGTCATTGACCCCTGCCTGACCGCGCAGGAGGCGCAGCGACTGGGGACCTGGCTGAAAGAGGTGGCAGAATACGCCCCGACCTTTATTGGCTGGCAGGGGACCGTGCTGAGCAGCGAGGAATCCTTTACCGAACCCTGCTTGATGATCGCAGCCCGTTCGCCCTGGTTCAGACACCCTGAACGGGACGACCACCTGCACCTGCGCGTCACGCTGAGTTCAGAGTATCTGCCGCCCTTTGCGCACGAACTGGACCATTCACCAGCCTGGTCAGAAACTGGTGAAATCTTGGAATGCTGGCTCGACTTTCCCCTCACCGAGGAGGGTCTGCGCAAGCTGATAGCGCAGTGGGAGGCACAGATCAGCCAGTTTCCAGTTCGGCCCACACCCTGA
- the odhB gene encoding 2-oxoglutarate dehydrogenase complex dihydrolipoyllysine-residue succinyltransferase, with protein sequence MADIKVPVFSESVSEGTLLAWHKKPGDPVKRGEVLAEIETDKVVLEVTALQDGVLVSTAKNEGDTVLSEEVLGVVGDAGSAPAADPAAGPVAGETSAGGTAAQPDSAQAGAAGNEATRRDDLSPAVRKIVAEQGLNPAQIPATGPRGNITKADAVAAAQGGLTYQGPQDAARPVSQQAAPPQQPSTPAVVPAAHIPAGARPEQRVPMTRIRQRIAERLKDVQNTAALLTTFNEVNMKPAMDLRKKYQDQFVAKHGTKLGFMSLFVRAATEALKAFPVVNASVEGKDIIYHGYYDIGIAVASDRGLVVPILRDTDQMSLAGIEKQIAEFATKAKGGKLTLEDMSGGTFSITNGGTFGSMMSTPIINAPQSAILGMHNIIERPIAQNGQVVIAPMMYIALSYDHRIIDGKEAVQFLVMIKNLLEDPARMLLEL encoded by the coding sequence ATGGCGGACATCAAGGTTCCTGTTTTTTCCGAGTCGGTGAGCGAAGGCACGCTGCTGGCGTGGCACAAGAAGCCCGGCGATCCCGTGAAGCGCGGCGAGGTGCTGGCCGAGATTGAAACCGACAAGGTGGTGCTGGAAGTCACTGCCCTGCAAGACGGCGTGCTGGTCAGCACCGCCAAGAACGAGGGCGACACCGTCCTGAGCGAAGAGGTGCTGGGCGTGGTGGGGGACGCAGGCAGCGCGCCCGCTGCTGACCCCGCCGCTGGCCCGGTGGCGGGCGAGACCTCGGCGGGCGGCACCGCTGCGCAGCCCGACAGCGCCCAGGCGGGTGCCGCCGGCAACGAGGCCACCCGCCGCGACGACCTCTCGCCCGCCGTGCGCAAGATCGTGGCCGAGCAGGGTCTGAACCCCGCCCAGATTCCTGCCACCGGGCCCCGGGGCAACATCACCAAGGCCGACGCTGTGGCCGCCGCGCAGGGTGGCCTGACCTACCAGGGCCCCCAGGACGCCGCCCGGCCGGTGAGCCAGCAGGCCGCGCCGCCTCAGCAGCCCAGCACCCCCGCTGTGGTGCCCGCCGCCCACATTCCGGCTGGCGCGCGCCCCGAACAGCGCGTGCCCATGACGCGCATTCGCCAGCGCATTGCCGAGCGCCTGAAAGACGTGCAGAACACGGCGGCCCTGCTGACCACCTTCAACGAGGTCAACATGAAGCCGGCCATGGACCTGCGCAAGAAGTACCAGGACCAGTTCGTGGCGAAGCACGGCACCAAGCTGGGGTTCATGAGCCTGTTCGTGCGCGCGGCCACCGAGGCCCTGAAGGCCTTCCCGGTCGTCAATGCCAGCGTGGAAGGCAAGGACATCATTTACCACGGCTATTACGACATTGGCATTGCCGTGGCCAGTGACCGTGGCTTGGTGGTGCCCATCCTGCGCGACACCGACCAGATGAGCCTCGCGGGCATTGAGAAGCAGATCGCTGAATTTGCCACCAAGGCCAAGGGCGGCAAGCTGACGCTGGAGGATATGTCCGGCGGCACCTTCTCTATTACCAACGGCGGGACCTTCGGTTCCATGATGAGCACCCCCATCATCAACGCGCCCCAGAGCGCGATTCTGGGGATGCACAACATCATTGAGCGCCCCATTGCCCAGAACGGGCAGGTGGTGATCGCCCCCATGATGTACATCGCCCTGAGCTACGACCACCGCATCATTGACGGCAAGGAAGCCGTGCAGTTCTTGGTGATGATCAAGAACCTACTGGAAGACCCCGCGCGGATGCTGCTGGAACTGTAA
- a CDS encoding M48 family metalloprotease gives MDRVWQRVADREAARLRDLFTAHASPTVPPRAALGHALAALVLLGFAALALLGGWLLLRALGLGGLSQGTRIACGLGALPLLLFAWTARPRVHRIEGARLTEAQAPELHALLRRVGEAAGVTRPVQIVLTPEANAFMGLHGPRREPTLGLGLALWYGLGPQERVALLAHELAHLKNGDPTRGGLVHHALTVLEQTVSVLWPDPIMEARATLPEKVGNLLLKGAALLPLGLAHLLLGLVGAGQQAAEYRADLLAARVAGSAAKAGLLDRLHMAHLLDSALHKQRHQPQRPHAFAEFRHMLDTLPPAQWQQARQEQAQHRVRLDQSHPPTADRLQVVQAWPSAPQLTLSSAEAARIDAELLPFVPALEAAATEAYRDRISR, from the coding sequence ATGGACCGGGTGTGGCAGCGGGTGGCGGACCGCGAAGCCGCGCGCCTGCGTGACCTGTTTACCGCTCATGCCTCGCCCACCGTGCCCCCCCGGGCGGCGCTGGGCCACGCGCTGGCCGCGCTGGTGCTGCTGGGCTTTGCGGCGCTGGCCCTGCTGGGCGGGTGGCTGCTGCTGCGCGCGCTGGGGCTGGGAGGGCTGAGCCAGGGCACCCGGATCGCCTGTGGGCTGGGGGCCTTGCCCCTGCTGCTGTTTGCCTGGACCGCGCGGCCCCGCGTTCACCGCATTGAAGGGGCGCGCCTGACTGAAGCCCAGGCCCCCGAACTACACGCGCTGCTGCGCCGGGTGGGCGAGGCGGCCGGGGTGACGCGCCCGGTGCAGATCGTCCTGACGCCAGAGGCCAACGCCTTCATGGGCCTGCACGGGCCGCGCCGCGAACCCACGCTGGGCCTGGGGCTGGCGCTGTGGTACGGCCTGGGCCCGCAGGAACGGGTGGCGCTGCTGGCCCACGAACTCGCGCACCTGAAAAATGGCGATCCCACCCGGGGCGGGCTGGTGCACCACGCGCTGACCGTGCTGGAGCAGACCGTCAGCGTCCTGTGGCCCGACCCCATTATGGAGGCGCGCGCCACTCTGCCCGAAAAAGTGGGGAACCTGCTCCTCAAGGGCGCAGCCCTGCTGCCCCTGGGCCTGGCCCACCTGCTGCTGGGGCTGGTGGGGGCCGGCCAGCAGGCGGCCGAATACCGCGCGGATCTGCTGGCCGCGCGGGTGGCTGGCTCGGCGGCCAAGGCAGGCCTGCTGGACCGGCTGCACATGGCCCACCTGCTGGACAGCGCCCTGCACAAGCAGCGCCACCAGCCCCAGCGCCCCCACGCCTTTGCCGAGTTCCGCCACATGCTCGACACCCTGCCGCCGGCGCAGTGGCAGCAGGCCCGCCAGGAGCAAGCGCAGCACCGCGTGCGCCTGGACCAGTCGCACCCCCCCACCGCCGACCGGCTGCAGGTGGTGCAGGCGTGGCCCAGTGCGCCGCAGCTCACCCTCAGCAGCGCCGAGGCCGCCCGGATTGACGCCGAACTGCTGCCCTTCGTGCCGGCCCTGGAGGCCGCCGCGACCGAGGCCTACCGCGACCGCATTTCGCGCTGA
- the ubiE gene encoding bifunctional demethylmenaquinone methyltransferase/2-methoxy-6-polyprenyl-1,4-benzoquinol methylase UbiE, producing the protein MTKRPAVGDRQDKGQDVQAMFAAIAPRYDLLNRVLSLGVDRGWRRAAAQEALALQPRRVLDVATGTADFALELKSRAPAAEVIGSDFVPEMLAIGREKAQARHLKIALEEGDALNLPYPDGSFDAVTCAFGFRNFADYERGLAEFWRVLAPGGRAVILEFPPPRPGLFGALFRFYFQHVLPRIGALVSGNAGAYTYLPESVLAFPEPARLERMMQATGFRTRYRLLTFGIAAIHVGDKL; encoded by the coding sequence ATGACCAAGCGGCCAGCGGTGGGCGACCGGCAGGACAAGGGGCAGGACGTGCAGGCGATGTTCGCCGCCATTGCGCCCCGCTACGATCTGCTGAACCGGGTGCTGAGCCTGGGCGTGGACCGGGGCTGGCGCCGCGCGGCGGCCCAGGAGGCGCTGGCCTTGCAGCCCCGCCGCGTTCTAGACGTGGCCACCGGCACCGCCGACTTCGCCTTGGAACTCAAGAGCCGCGCTCCAGCAGCCGAGGTGATCGGCAGCGATTTCGTGCCGGAGATGCTGGCGATTGGCCGCGAGAAGGCCCAGGCCCGCCACCTGAAGATCGCTCTGGAAGAGGGCGACGCCCTGAACCTGCCCTACCCCGATGGCAGTTTCGACGCCGTGACCTGCGCCTTCGGGTTTCGCAACTTTGCCGACTACGAGCGCGGGCTGGCCGAATTCTGGCGGGTGCTGGCGCCGGGGGGCCGGGCGGTGATTCTGGAGTTCCCCCCGCCCCGCCCCGGGCTGTTTGGGGCCCTGTTCCGCTTTTACTTCCAGCACGTCCTGCCGCGCATAGGCGCGCTGGTCAGCGGCAACGCCGGGGCCTACACCTACCTGCCCGAAAGCGTGCTGGCCTTTCCCGAGCCGGCGCGGCTGGAACGCATGATGCAGGCCACGGGTTTTCGCACCCGCTATCGGCTGCTGACCTTTGGCATTGCCGCCATCCACGTCGGCGACAAGCTGTAG
- a CDS encoding YwbE family protein, which yields MDPPRSQIRPGLTVDIVQKQDQASGRLTRGVVAALLTRSPSHPHGIKVRLTTGQVGRVQAVVSPGGGE from the coding sequence ATGGATCCTCCCCGTTCCCAGATTCGCCCCGGCCTCACCGTGGACATCGTGCAGAAACAGGACCAAGCTTCGGGGCGGCTCACCCGTGGGGTGGTCGCGGCCCTGCTCACCCGCTCGCCCTCGCACCCCCACGGCATCAAGGTGCGCCTGACCACCGGACAGGTGGGCCGGGTGCAGGCGGTGGTCTCCCCCGGCGGGGGCGAGTAA
- a CDS encoding addiction module toxin RelE: MPKAWTNKDERQYEHIKGSALERGEPEDRAEEIAARTVNKHRREEGRTPNTRTQGTGNPNRALAELTRDELYNRAREQGIRGRSAMSKAQLVAALGG, translated from the coding sequence ATGCCCAAAGCCTGGACCAACAAAGACGAGCGGCAGTACGAGCACATCAAAGGCAGTGCCCTGGAACGCGGCGAACCCGAAGACCGCGCCGAAGAGATTGCCGCCCGCACGGTGAACAAGCACCGCCGCGAGGAAGGGCGCACGCCGAACACGCGCACCCAGGGCACCGGCAACCCCAACAGGGCCCTGGCCGAGCTGACCCGCGACGAGCTGTACAACCGCGCCCGCGAGCAGGGGATCAGGGGCCGCAGCGCCATGAGCAAGGCGCAACTGGTCGCCGCGCTGGGCGGTTAA
- a CDS encoding SDR family oxidoreductase, which produces MGMLDGKVAFITGGASGIGAGTARRFAQEGARVVLADVQPEEGEKLRSEIARAGGEALYLQCDVSDADSVRDAIEATVAAYGRLDIVFANAGINGVWAPIDELQPEEWDKTQSINLRGTYLTVHYAVPHLKRAGGGSILITSSVNGNRTFSTPGASAYSASKAGQVAFAKMIALELGRHNIRCNAVCPGLIHTNIQDRTDQRHTERIGIEVELPKGSPALHGGEGEPVDVADACLFLASDLGRHVSGIELYVDGGASLLR; this is translated from the coding sequence ATGGGCATGTTAGACGGCAAGGTGGCCTTTATTACGGGCGGCGCCAGCGGCATTGGCGCGGGCACGGCGCGGCGGTTTGCGCAGGAAGGCGCGCGCGTGGTCCTGGCGGACGTGCAGCCTGAGGAGGGCGAGAAATTACGCAGCGAGATTGCCCGCGCAGGTGGTGAGGCACTGTACCTCCAGTGCGACGTGAGCGACGCCGACTCGGTGCGGGACGCCATTGAGGCGACGGTGGCCGCGTACGGGCGCCTGGACATCGTGTTTGCCAACGCGGGCATCAACGGTGTGTGGGCCCCCATTGACGAGCTGCAGCCCGAGGAGTGGGACAAGACCCAGAGCATCAACCTGCGCGGCACCTACCTGACCGTGCATTACGCCGTGCCGCACCTGAAGCGCGCGGGGGGTGGCAGCATCCTGATCACCAGCAGCGTGAACGGCAACCGCACCTTTTCCACGCCGGGGGCCAGTGCCTACAGCGCCTCCAAGGCCGGGCAGGTGGCCTTTGCCAAGATGATCGCGCTGGAACTGGGCCGGCACAACATCCGCTGCAACGCGGTGTGCCCCGGCCTGATTCACACCAACATTCAGGACCGCACCGACCAGCGCCACACCGAGCGCATTGGCATTGAGGTGGAACTTCCCAAAGGCAGCCCCGCCCTGCACGGCGGCGAGGGCGAGCCGGTGGACGTCGCCGACGCCTGCCTGTTCCTGGCCTCGGACCTGGGGCGGCATGTCTCCGGCATTGAGCTGTACGTGGACGGCGGCGCCTCGCTGCTGCGGTAG
- a CDS encoding DUF7873 family protein: MTRLNQIIAVEKGVKSRSFAELTDAHQQLQKPTLLGGIARTYRPKDEEGELLPPESTRVQVKAEEVVRQTAQILTGLFDVTATKDWANCQAKADVVVGERVLLKQVPVSYLLFLEKQLTDLNTFLRKLPVLDASESWTFDPGADAYATEPIQTVRTRKIPRNHVKAEATDKHPAQVEVYYEDVTVGYWRTVKFSGALPAQRVHELQTRVQKLQQAVKFAREEANSFEVTEQKVGERVFAYLLDS, encoded by the coding sequence ATGACCAGACTGAACCAGATTATCGCCGTGGAAAAGGGTGTGAAAAGCCGCTCTTTTGCCGAACTCACCGACGCCCACCAGCAGTTGCAAAAGCCCACCCTGCTGGGCGGTATTGCCCGCACCTACCGCCCCAAGGACGAGGAAGGCGAACTGCTGCCACCCGAATCCACCCGCGTGCAGGTGAAAGCCGAAGAGGTGGTGCGCCAGACCGCCCAGATTCTGACCGGGCTGTTTGACGTGACCGCCACCAAGGACTGGGCCAACTGCCAGGCCAAGGCCGACGTGGTGGTGGGCGAGCGCGTGCTCCTGAAACAGGTGCCGGTCAGCTACCTTCTGTTTCTGGAAAAGCAGCTCACCGACCTGAACACCTTTCTGCGCAAGCTGCCCGTGCTGGACGCCAGCGAAAGCTGGACCTTCGACCCGGGTGCCGACGCCTACGCCACCGAGCCCATTCAGACCGTGCGCACCCGCAAGATTCCGCGCAACCACGTCAAGGCCGAGGCCACTGACAAGCACCCCGCGCAGGTGGAGGTGTACTACGAGGACGTGACGGTGGGCTACTGGCGCACCGTGAAGTTCAGCGGCGCCCTGCCCGCCCAGCGCGTGCACGAGTTGCAGACCCGCGTGCAGAAGTTGCAGCAGGCCGTGAAATTTGCCCGCGAGGAAGCGAACAGCTTTGAAGTCACCGAGCAGAAGGTGGGCGAGCGGGTGTTTGCGTACCTGCTGGACAGCTGA
- a CDS encoding SMP-30/gluconolactonase/LRE family protein: MPHSAFQATHPEFLSLFPEGAAPERLGEGFTWTEGPVYVPARRAVIFSDVRQNRTWAYTDGGELREELNPSGHQNGHCLDAQGRLIACSHGQRALLRQEEDGTWTTLAERFEGHRFNSPNDVALHPDGSLWFSDPSYGLDKPEEGGTGAPMELPGRWVFRLGPDGELTAPIRDRQKPNGLVFADARTLLLADTGDGVTYRYEVEPDGRATCAGEHFRVAPGKTDGLRVDGAGRIWSSAGDGVHVLSADGQELGRILFPQTVSNLCFGGPEGTTLYVTASTEFWRVPTRVRG, from the coding sequence ATGCCGCATTCCGCCTTTCAGGCCACCCACCCCGAGTTCCTGAGCCTTTTTCCTGAAGGCGCCGCCCCCGAACGGCTGGGCGAGGGGTTTACCTGGACCGAGGGGCCCGTGTATGTTCCGGCGCGCCGGGCCGTGATCTTCAGCGACGTGCGCCAGAACCGCACCTGGGCCTACACGGACGGCGGCGAGCTGCGCGAGGAACTGAACCCCAGCGGCCACCAGAACGGCCACTGCCTGGACGCCCAGGGGCGCCTGATCGCCTGCTCGCACGGCCAGCGCGCGCTGCTGCGCCAGGAAGAAGACGGCACCTGGACCACCCTGGCTGAGCGCTTTGAAGGCCACAGATTCAATTCCCCCAACGACGTGGCCCTGCACCCCGACGGCAGCCTGTGGTTCTCGGACCCCAGCTACGGTCTGGACAAGCCGGAGGAAGGCGGCACCGGCGCGCCCATGGAACTGCCGGGCCGCTGGGTGTTTCGCCTGGGCCCGGACGGCGAACTGACCGCCCCCATCCGCGACCGCCAGAAGCCCAACGGCCTCGTCTTTGCTGACGCCCGCACGCTGCTGCTGGCCGACACGGGCGACGGCGTCACCTACCGCTACGAGGTGGAGCCAGATGGCCGCGCCACCTGCGCGGGTGAGCACTTCCGCGTGGCGCCCGGCAAGACCGACGGCCTGCGCGTGGACGGGGCCGGGCGCATCTGGAGCAGCGCCGGGGACGGGGTACATGTGCTGAGCGCGGACGGCCAGGAACTGGGCCGCATCCTCTTTCCCCAGACGGTCAGCAACCTGTGCTTCGGCGGGCCGGAGGGCACCACGCTGTACGTGACGGCCAGCACCGAATTCTGGCGCGTGCCCACCCGGGTGCGCGGCTGA
- a CDS encoding 2-oxoglutarate dehydrogenase E1 component has translation MTQSQTIMSGGNAAFIEGLYEAYLADPNSVDPQWRAYFDEVRAGAPDTAHSAIQQAFYQLGTQRRGQAVLPVPQGVSGAQQAAGALITAYRVYGHISARTNPLKMRGLPVVPELTPEYYGLSAADLNEHVHDSTFSGPLGQVIEDLRTTYCGAIGFEFNYLPATERAWFQERIEAGRGRGGYSREERRRLMQKLTAAEGLELYLKNKYPGVKRFGLEGGESFIPLLDRIIQQAGKAGVKEVVLGMAHRGRLNTLVNIFGKPSSVLFDEFDGKKKLSDNPDVAGDVKYHMGYSSDVRTPGGPMHLALAFNPSHLEIVSPVVHGSVRARQDRRGDVERRSVLPITVHGDAAVSGQGVVMETLNLSRLRGFSTGGAVRIVINNQVGFTISDPRDTRSSRYCTDVAKIANAPVLHVNGDDPEAVAFCGDLALAYRQEFGKDVFIDLICFRRNGHNEGDEPRMTQPIMYREIDQHPGTRALYAKMLEGAGVLEPGEGDRLVERFRDQLDAGEAVVEEMENAAQSKLAVDWSEYTGTHWRDEVPTSVPQAKLTDLGLKLTEVPEGFKVHRTIERTVIKPRQAMARGEQPLDWGMGEMLAYATLLDEGYGVRLVGQDSGRGTFVHRHAVLHDQNAQDPMNEEYMALAHLRPEQGRVEVVDSTLSEEAVMAFEYGYSTSEPKALIAWEAQFGDFANGAQAVIDQFLSAGESKWQRLSGLTLLLPHGYEGAGPEHSSARLERYLQLCAQKNMQVVVPSSAAQIFHLLRRQVLRPYRKPLIVMTPKSLLRNKQAMSPLSELAEGRFCEVIGDDTVQSARRVVISSGKLHWELVEARDADKDGYAGTALIRLEQLYPFPAQALAQELAKHPGAQVVWAQEEPENQGAWLMIWEDLEKILAPGQTLKSATRPRAASTAAGYASVHAKEQAKVIADALGEKISREVVQDQKELAQTAQQDG, from the coding sequence ATGACGCAGTCGCAGACGATCATGTCCGGGGGCAACGCGGCCTTTATCGAGGGGCTGTACGAGGCCTACCTGGCTGACCCGAACAGTGTGGACCCGCAGTGGCGGGCCTACTTCGACGAGGTGCGCGCCGGCGCGCCCGACACCGCGCATTCCGCCATTCAGCAGGCGTTTTACCAGCTGGGCACCCAGCGCCGGGGCCAGGCCGTGCTGCCGGTGCCCCAGGGCGTCAGCGGGGCGCAGCAGGCGGCGGGCGCCCTGATCACCGCCTACCGCGTGTACGGCCACATCAGCGCGCGCACCAACCCGCTGAAAATGCGCGGCCTGCCGGTGGTCCCCGAACTGACCCCCGAGTACTACGGCCTGTCGGCGGCCGACCTGAACGAGCACGTCCACGACAGCACGTTCAGCGGCCCGCTGGGCCAGGTCATTGAGGACCTGCGCACCACCTACTGCGGCGCCATTGGCTTTGAGTTCAACTACCTGCCCGCCACCGAGCGCGCGTGGTTTCAGGAGCGCATTGAGGCCGGGCGCGGCCGGGGCGGGTACAGCCGCGAGGAACGCCGCCGCCTGATGCAAAAGCTCACGGCCGCCGAGGGGCTGGAACTGTACCTGAAAAACAAGTACCCCGGCGTCAAGCGCTTCGGCCTGGAAGGCGGCGAGAGCTTTATTCCGCTGCTGGACCGCATTATTCAGCAGGCGGGCAAGGCGGGCGTGAAGGAAGTCGTGCTGGGCATGGCCCACCGGGGCCGCCTGAACACGCTGGTGAACATCTTCGGCAAGCCCAGCTCGGTGCTGTTCGACGAGTTCGACGGCAAGAAGAAGCTCAGCGACAACCCCGACGTAGCGGGCGACGTGAAATACCACATGGGCTATTCCAGCGACGTGCGCACGCCCGGCGGCCCCATGCACCTCGCGCTGGCCTTTAACCCCAGCCACCTGGAAATCGTCTCGCCCGTGGTGCACGGCTCGGTGCGCGCGCGCCAGGACCGCCGGGGCGACGTGGAACGGCGCAGCGTGCTGCCCATCACCGTGCACGGCGACGCGGCCGTCAGCGGGCAGGGCGTGGTCATGGAAACGCTGAACCTCTCGCGGCTGCGCGGCTTTTCCACGGGCGGGGCAGTGCGCATCGTCATCAACAACCAGGTGGGCTTTACCATCTCGGACCCGCGCGACACCCGTTCCAGCCGCTACTGCACCGACGTGGCCAAGATTGCCAACGCGCCTGTGCTGCATGTGAATGGCGACGACCCCGAAGCCGTGGCCTTCTGCGGCGACCTCGCGCTGGCCTACCGCCAGGAGTTCGGCAAGGACGTCTTCATTGACCTGATCTGCTTCCGCCGCAACGGCCACAACGAGGGCGACGAACCGCGCATGACCCAGCCGATCATGTACCGCGAGATTGACCAGCACCCCGGGACCCGCGCCCTGTACGCCAAGATGCTGGAGGGCGCGGGCGTGCTGGAGCCCGGCGAGGGCGACCGCCTGGTCGAGCGCTTCCGCGACCAGCTGGACGCGGGCGAAGCTGTGGTCGAAGAGATGGAAAACGCGGCCCAGAGCAAATTGGCCGTGGACTGGAGCGAGTACACCGGCACCCACTGGCGCGACGAGGTGCCCACCAGCGTGCCCCAGGCCAAGCTGACCGACCTGGGCCTGAAGCTGACCGAGGTCCCCGAAGGCTTCAAGGTGCACCGCACCATTGAGCGCACGGTGATCAAGCCCCGGCAGGCCATGGCGCGCGGCGAGCAGCCCCTGGACTGGGGCATGGGGGAGATGCTGGCCTACGCGACCCTGCTGGACGAGGGCTACGGCGTGCGGCTGGTGGGCCAGGACTCGGGGCGCGGCACCTTTGTGCACCGCCACGCCGTGCTGCACGACCAGAACGCCCAGGACCCCATGAACGAGGAATACATGGCCCTGGCCCACCTGCGCCCGGAGCAGGGCCGCGTGGAAGTGGTGGACTCCACCCTCTCGGAAGAAGCCGTGATGGCCTTTGAATACGGCTACTCCACCTCTGAACCCAAGGCGCTGATTGCCTGGGAAGCGCAGTTCGGGGACTTTGCCAACGGTGCGCAGGCGGTCATTGACCAGTTCCTGAGTGCGGGGGAAAGCAAGTGGCAGCGCCTCAGCGGCCTGACGCTGCTGCTGCCCCACGGCTATGAGGGCGCGGGCCCCGAGCACTCCAGCGCCCGCCTGGAGCGCTACTTGCAGCTGTGCGCCCAGAAGAACATGCAGGTGGTGGTGCCCTCAAGCGCCGCGCAGATCTTCCACCTCCTGAGGCGTCAGGTGCTGCGCCCCTACCGCAAGCCCCTGATTGTGATGACCCCCAAGAGCCTGCTGCGCAACAAGCAGGCCATGAGCCCGCTCTCGGAGCTGGCCGAGGGCCGCTTCTGCGAGGTCATTGGCGACGACACGGTGCAAAGCGCCCGGCGCGTGGTGATCAGCTCTGGCAAGCTACACTGGGAACTGGTGGAAGCGCGCGATGCCGACAAGGATGGCTACGCCGGCACCGCCCTGATTCGCCTGGAACAGCTCTACCCCTTCCCGGCCCAGGCCCTGGCCCAGGAACTGGCCAAGCACCCCGGCGCGCAGGTCGTGTGGGCCCAGGAAGAACCCGAGAACCAGGGCGCGTGGCTGATGATCTGGGAGGACCTGGAAAAGATCCTGGCCCCCGGGCAGACCCTGAAGAGCGCCACCCGCCCACGCGCCGCCAGCACCGCCGCCGGGTACGCCAGCGTGCACGCCAAGGAACAGGCCAAGGTGATTGCCGACGCCCTGGGCGAGAAGATCAGCCGCGAGGTCGTGCAGGACCAGAAGGAACTGGCCCAGACCGCGCAGCAGGACGGGTAA